GTGGCCCGCTCCCCGCATCAGCGGTGATCCGTCGCGGGCGAGGCGGCTGACGGCGTCGCCGAGCCGCAGCAGGTGGCCGCTGTCGTCGGCGTGCCGGACGAGGTCGAGCAGGGCGCGGGCGTCCCCCGGGTCGGTGGATCCGGCGAGCCCGTCGACGGCGCGGACTGCTGCGGCGTGCAGGTGGGTCAGGTGCTCGTCGAGGCCGGCCGGTGGTGACGGGGTGGCGGGGATGTGCCCGCGTTGCAGCCGCTGGAGCAGTTGGCTGGCGGTGGCGAGTTCGGCGAGGGTGGCGGTGCCGGTCACGGCGGTGTGCAGGTCGGCGAGGCGGACGTTGACGGCGTCGGGCAGGCCGCAGGCGGCGGCGCGCGCGAGCCCGGTGACAGCTTGTGCGGCGGTGGGGCCGCCGTCGGCCACCTCTCGGCGGCGCCGGGTGTTCAGCATGCCGGCGGCGGCTTGGGCGAGGGTGACGCCGTGTGGGCTGGCGGCGGCGAGGGCGGCCTCGGTGCCGGGCTGCCAGTGCAGCCGCCAGCGGGTGGTGAGGGTGTCGGCCGTGGTGGTCTCGGCGGGCTCGGCGTAGGGCACCTGGCAGGCCCGCAGTCGCTGCAGGGTGGTCTCTCGTCGCCGGCCGAGCGGGGTACGCAGTGGATCAAGGCGAACGGTGCGGGGCGGGTCACCGGGGCCGGGCAGGCGCAACTGCTGCAGCAGAGCCGTGGTCGCGGGCGTCAGCCCGCAGACGGGTGTGTCCGGGCAGGGTTGACCGCGGTTCTGTCCGATCAGGGTGTGCTGCATGGCGGCGGCGACCGCTCGGCCGCGGCCGACCGGCTCGCCTTGGGCGAGGACGGTCTGCAACGCTTCGATGAGTTCACCGCGTCCGGCGGTGGGCAGGTTCCGCAGCCGGGCTAGATCGTGGGCGAGCCGGGTGATTTCGGCGGCCTCCGCCGGTCCCGTGGGGTGTCCCTGGTCCCGCAGGTGCCGGGTGATCTCGACGGTAAAGCCGCGCAGGCGGGCGGCCAGCGCGGTGGGGTCGGCGTGAGCCTCGTGGACAGCCTGCTGCCAGCGAGGATCGCGGATCCCGGCGGGATAGCCCGACCGCGCGTCGAGCAGGTCGAACGAGTAGGGCACCAGCGAGATGACCGGGGCTCGCCGTGGCGGCTCGGCATCGGGTGTCGGTGGTGTGGTGGGCGATGGCTGACCGGGTGTGGTCAGGGCGGGGGCGTGGAAGGCGCCGACGACGACGGCGAGGCGGCCGGGGGTTTCCGTGATGCGCTGTCGCATCCATGCCTCGCGCCGCTGGTCAAGGGCGCCGATTCCGCCGGCGGCGGCATCGGTACGCAGCGCCCAGCCGACCGCCAGCGCCGATCGGCGTACCGCCTCGGGCGGTGAGCCGGGGGCCGCGGCCTCGACCCAGCGGTCCCACAGGTCGTCTCCCGTCCGGCCGGTGAGGGCGGCCCGCACGGTGTCGGCGTAGCCGCTCGCCCGGGGGCCGACGGCCGGGCGTTCCTGCCAGGCCGGGTCGGTCAGCGGCAGGTCGCAGCAGTGGGCCGGCACGCCTCGGTGTTGCGCCCAGCGCAGCGCGGCCAACTCGGGGGAGAAGTCGGCGAACGGGTAGAACGCCAGCGGTCCGCCCTCGTCGCCGTCGGCGGCGGCGAGCGCGACCGGGGCCTGGGTGTCGGGGTGCGCCAGCCAGGTCAGCCACGGCTGCATGTCGGCGGGCAACTCGACCAGCACCGCCTCCGGGGCGGCCGCGTCCAACAGTGCGGGGATTGCGGCGGCGAGCACTGGCGAGTGGTGCCGCACTCCGATCAGGGTGATGCGGCCGGTGTCGGTGAGACGTGTGACGGCGGCGCGCGGGTCGTCAGCCTTGATGTCGTCAGTCACGGAGGACATCGCGCTGTTCCCACAGCTGCCGCCACATCCGGCCGCCGGCCTCGGCGCGGCGGCGCAGGGCGCCGTCCCAGTACGCCAACAGCCGCGCGTGGTCGGCCGGGTCGTCCTTGCGCACGACGCCCACCAGGTGCCCGGGGAGCCGGGACAGCGGGTCCGGGCCGGGCAGATACGCGGTGGACAGGCCGATCGACGCGGCGACGGCGACCGCCTCGGCGGTGCTCATGATCGAGGACGGGCGCTCCACCTCCCAGCCCTCGACGGTGCTGCCGGTGCGCAGGTCACGGAAGGCGGTCACCAGTGTTTCCAGCACCGCCTCGTCCACCGTGTACGCGGCGCCGACCCGTTGGACGGTGGCGCGGGCCTGTCGGGTGACGAGGGCGACCTCGGCGTCGAAGTCGGCGATCGGCGGGACCACCTCGAAGTTGAACCGCCGTTTCAACGCCGCGGACATCTCGGACACGCCGCGGTCCCGCAGGTTCGCCGTGGCGATGACGCAGAAGCCGGGAGCGGCGTAGGCGACGGGGTCGTCGGCGAGTTCGGGCAGGACCAACCGACGGTCGGACAGGATCGACACCAGCGCGTCCTGCACCTCGGGCAGGCAGCGGGTGATCTCCTCGACCCGGGCGACGGCGCCGGTGGTCATGGCGGTGAGCACCGGTGAGGGCACCAGCGCCTCCCGGGATGGCCCCTTGGCCAGCAGGAGGGCGTAGTTCCAGCCGTAGCGCAGCTGTTCCTCGGTGGTGCCGGCCGTACCCTGCACGGCCAAGGCACTTGTGCCGCAGATCGCCGCGGCGAGCAGCTCGGACAGCATCGACTTGGCAGTGCCCGGTTCACCGACGAGCAGCAGGCCCCGCTCACCGGCCAGGGTCACCACACACCGCTCGATTAGGGCCCGCTCCCCCACGAACTTCGGCGCGATGGTGACCTGACGGCCGTCGGGGCCCGGCACGGGGCGGCCGGCGGAGCCGGCGATGAACGTGACCACGGCATGAGGGGTCAGCCGCCAGCCGGGCGGGCGGGAACCACGGTCGGCGGCAGCCAGGAACGCCAGCTCGTCGGCGTACAGGTGCTCCGGCGGGTCGATCTGTCGGGTGTTCACGCCTTCTCCTGCAGGTCGAGGTAGCGGGGGTTGTCGCCGGCGGTCACGCGATCCCAGGCTGCCCGGAAGAGCTCCGGCGTGGTGCGGGTGACGAGGGTCAGTCCGTTGAGGAACAGGTACAGCGGCTGCTTCCAGGTCTCCATGGGCGGGTTGGGGGTCTTCGCCGCGAGCCAGCCGCCGGGCAGGAAGACGCCACGGCCGGCCCGTTCCCGCTTGCCCGCCAGCACCAGGCCGGAGTCGAGAAGAGCCGCCTGGGCCTGCTTGAGGGTGGCGGGCTTCCAGGCGTTCCAGGTCCGCACGTTGACGTCGGTGGGGTTGGGCAGGGCCAGCAGCTGCAGGTAGTAGCTGGCCGAGTCACGGTCGAGGCCGGTGTGAACTGCGACGGCGTCGACCAGCTCGGGTGTGCTGACCCGCGGGTCGCGGTGTTCGCCGCCGGCGCCGTCGGGGGTGGACAGCGCGGCGGTGATGTCCGGTGAGAGCACCAGCCGCAGCGTGTCCGCGACCGGTCCGGAGATGAAGCTGACCGCCGGGTCGTGCGGTCCGCTGAGGCGGGCCGGGGCGAGATGGTGCACGATCGTGTCCCGGAAGGCGTGCCCGGGCACCAGCGCCGGCCCCACCTGGGGTGGCTCGTCCACCTCGTGTCGCCCGGCGCCGATCAGCAGCCGTGGGTTGCGCAACCGTTCCCGCAGCAGCTCCAGAGCCCGAGGCAGAGTGTCGCGCATCGGGACACCCCACGGCAGCTCGTAGGCCAGCCACAGCAGCGCCACCATGCACCCGTAGAGGTGGTTGCCGTCGAACGGCGTTCCGCTGCTGGCGGTGGTCTCCAATCGGCCCCAGTCGCCGGGGTGGCTCTCCCCGTCGGTGGTCAACCAGCTTCCGGGTGCCGGATCGGCGATCGTCTGCAGGATGTCGGCCGCTTGGGTCGTGGGCAGGATGCGGGTGGCGGCGGCGAGCAGTTGCTCGCTGATGACGACGCGGGCGCCGCGCAGTGCCAGCCAGGCGGTCGCGAGGCTGTCGACGTCCAGGCCCCGCCGCCACAGATCGGCCGGGTCACGCGGCATCGCCGCGTCCACCAGCGCGATCCGCTGCCCGTACGACAGGGACTTCAATGCGTCGCGGGCCGCGCGCGCCTGCGTGGTGTTCACCCCGAGGACGCGCCGCTGTTCGGCGGTGAGGAATTTCGCCTGCCACTCGTCTATGCCGGGAAGACCGGCCAGCAGCAGGGCGGCCTCCGCCCGCGTCATGCCGGTGCGCTGCACCAGGTCGTCGACGCGTTCCGCCCGCCAGGGGACCGGGCCGTGCTCGGCGAGCAGCCGGCAGAACGCCGCGATGCGATCTGCGCCGCGCCAGCCCGCCGCGACGGTCTCCGCCTCGACGGTGGCGCCGGAGGGCGGCGCGAACCGCCCGTCCGGGGACAACTGCACGGCCGTACGCCGCCACTGCTTGCCCTGCCAGGCGTACCAGGTGGGGCCGCGCTCCGGCAGCAGCACCGTGACCTGGCCACCGTCGCGCTGGACGGTCCTCTGACCCTCCGGAGGTGCCTCGTCCCAGCTCGCGGTGAGCACCCGCACGGCCTGCGCCGGGTCGGACAGGACGGTACCGGCCAGGGTGGACAGCAACTGCGTCAGAGCGGCCCGCTCCTGCTCGTCGGTGACCGGTGCGGCGGCGCGGACGGCCAGGGCGCCAAGGCCGCCGAGGGCGTCCACCCACGTCGGGCTGGCTTCCGGTACGTCGTCGACCGTCCCGGCCGTGAGAAGGTCGGCGACCGCGGTGACCTGCCGGAGAACATCGCGCCGTGTCTGGGCGTTGCCCGAGTAGTAGGTGAACCTTTCCGCCGGCAGCAGCCCCGACCAGGCGGTGCGCAGCAGGTCATCGGCGACGGTCTCGACCGTGGTCTCCTCGACTCGGTCGGTCGCCAACAGCTGTGGCAGCCCCTCCAGCCGCCGGCGCAGGCGTACCGCGCGAACCACCTTCTCCGCCACGACGGTACGCAGGACCGGGTCGCTCACCTCCGTCAGCACCTCGGTGACGATGGCCAGCGCGACCGCGTTGATCTCGGTGGACTTCGTGACGGAGTCGTCGATCGCCATCAGCCGGGCCGCGTCGGCGGCGTCGAAACGCCGCAGGCGGGCCGAGCCCCGCCCGTCGCGCGGACCCAGCGCGTGCCACCAGGCCAGCGGCGGCAGGTACCGGGATGTCCTGCAACGGTCCACCGGCTCGCGGCCGTCGGCGCTCCACACCGTCAGCTCCAACTCGGCCCGGTGATGAGGCCGCCCGGTCACCGGAAGCACCACGTCGGTGCCCGGCAGCTGGAGCCCCGCCACGAGGGCGTCACCGTGGAACGGGTTGCGGCTGGCCCGGACCGCGGTCGGATGCCAGGACACCCGCCGCCCGTCAACCCCCTCCCCCACCTGCGTGCCGTCCGACAGCCGGGCCACCCGCCACCCGACCAGCCCGTCGCGCCAGCCGAGCGGCGACGAGGCGAACTCTGCCGGTGCCGGCCGCAACTCACACAGGTCAGCGAGGAGGGTAGCGTCGGGGGGCAGGTCGGCGGCGAAGAACGCGGGCAGGCTGTAGCGGCCGCCCTCGCCCGTCGCCGGGTCGTACTCCCGCCAGCGCCGCTCACCGGCCGTCGAGTCGGTGGGCCGTTCGCAGCGCCAGAACGAGACGCCGTCACTCGCGACCGGATACGTCGCGGCCGGGCCGCGGGTGTCCCCGGCGTGCCAGGGCCGACCGCCCGTGGTCATCGCGCCGTCGGGCAGCGGCAACGGCAGGGACCGCCGGCCCCACAGGGCGTGGTCCGTCGGTTGGTCGTGCTCAACCAGCACGTCCGGGTCGGCGGACCAGTAGCCGACAAGCCGGCCACTGGTGCTGTACCAGGTGACCCGGAGCTGCCCGTCGACCAGCCGACAGGTGGTGTCGGCGTAGGAGTTGCGCGCGTGCGGGCTGTCCGAAGGCGGATAACGGAAGAGGTGTTCGCTGGTCGGAGCGTTGACGTCGACGACGTGCGCCGTCCGGTTGTCCTGCACCACCAGCTGCGGCCAACCGTCGCCGAAGCGTCGGCCGAGCTTGTCCTCGGCCACCTGCTCGTAGGCCGGCCAGGACAGCTCCGCGACCAGGCCGGCGCGCAACGACCGGGCGAGCACCGCAGGCACGTCGACCGTCGCCAAGGCCGCGAACGCCTCCGGTGCCAACGCCACACCGGCGGGCGACCACACGGCCGCGAGCTGGGACAGTGCCTCGTCCAAGCCGATCAGGGTACCCTCCGGCACCCGGGCAGCCCGTTCGACGAGCAGCTCGGACAGCACCTCGCGCAGGCCGGCCGCTCCCAGCGTCTCGGTGACCAGCTGCGCCGGCAGTGGCCCCGATCCGTGCCTGCTGTGCAGCCCCGACAGCGCGTCGGCCGCCCCACGCGCCAGCAGCACCCGACATCCGGGGTCGGTGGCCACGGCCCGCAGGTCTCGCCGGCCGGGACCGTCGTCCTGCACCCAGGCGGACACGTTGAACGCACTGCTGTCTGTCTCCACCGCCACCGGCACCCCGCCGGCCAGGCAGACGTCGAGAACGTCCAGGTCGGCCCGGTGGGCGAAGTCGCTCCACAACCTCACCGGCCGGCCCTCCGCCCGCAGCCGCGGCACCAGGTCCGCCATCACACGGATGAGCCGCTCACAACGGCGTCGGCTGCGCCGTTCCCGCAGCGCCATCAGCCGCTCCAGCCATCGCGCCGCGGACACCGTGGCCGCCTCGTCCCGCAGCAGATCGAGCGTGCCGGTCGCCGTCAGTAGCTCCAGCCAGAAGTCGGTGACATCCGCCGACCAGCCCGGCGGCTCGGGGAACATCTCCACCAACCGGGTACGCACCGCCGGGTCCCGCCTGGCCAGCCGCATCAGGGGTTTGCGGTACGCCTTCCACACCGGCTCGCTCGAGCGAGCCATCGCGGGGAACGCCAGCAGCTGCCGGATCACCGCTTCGGCCTGCTCCTCGACGTCCACGCCGGCCGCCTTCGCCAGCCGCCGCAGGTCCTCGGCCATTCCCGCGTACGGCGGCAACCCACCAGCGACGCGACGAATGGCAAGGGTCCGCACCAGCTCGTACGCCTCAAGCGCCGGCCGCCGTGCCGCAACCGCGCGGGAGTACTCGGTCAGCATCTTCGCCGTCAGCGCGCCGGCGAAGGCGAACTCCAGATGCACCTCCCGCAGCCGCTCCTCGTCAACTGCGAGCCCGTGCATCTGTTCGGCCCGCCGGGCCTCGGCGAAGCAGCCGCCGGCCATCCGCGGGTTGTCGGCGGCGAGGAACGCGCGCCCGGCCTGCTCCCAGAACGTCGGCAGGAAATGCGGCGCCGCCGCGCCCAGCCGAGTGGCCAGTTGCTGGTAGCCCTCGCGGGCGTTGCCCGGCTTGGAGACGGCGGTGCGGGCCAGCCGCGCCATGTCCTTCACCATCGCCAACGCGTGCCGGCCGTTCCCCGGATCGTTGATCAACGCCCATGCAGGGAACCCGAGCGACTGCCGCCGGGCGGTGCCCACCCCAGTGGGTTCGGCGGTACGGCTGAAGCCGAGGAACTCCATCGACAGGTCCTCGGCCTCGCCCAGCGTCGCCCCGGCCAGGCGGACCACGGTCCGACCGGTGAGCGCCGGATGGCTGTAGCGGCGGGCGGTCACCACGTCACGTCCGGCCTGCGCCTCACCGCCAGGCAGGATCGCCCCCGCCTCCACCAGTGCCTCACTCACGCTTGCTCACCGTCCTCGTCGACAACCCGGCCGGCGTACAGAGCTGCCGCCATCCGCATTCCTTCCGACCACGCCACCGGCCCCACAGCCGCCAATGCCACCGCCTCCCCCGACGCGTCGGTGAAATAGAGTGGGCCGGTCTCGGTCTCGTACAGCGGATCGCCCTCACCGATCCACACCGACGCGACCATCGGAACGCCGTCCTCCCACATCCGCACCGACGCGGCGCCACCCTGCACGCGGTAGCCCGCCGACGTCGCCCGCGCCTGCACGTGGCGCAACTCCTTGTAGCGACCGCCGGCGTACCGGGACAGCTCCCGTCGCCGTTCGTCGTCTGATTCCGGCCGCGCCCACACCTCCCGGAACAGCTGCAACGTCTCCTGCCGCACCCCGAGGTCCGCGGCGAACTCCCGCAGATCCGCCAAGTCGGGCAGGCGAACCGGGTGCGGCAGCACCACCTGCGCGGCGGTGAGCCGGCCACTTTCGCCGTCCAGGTCCACCACACCCAGGCCCTTCTCCGGGTCCGGGTCACGCAGCAACCCCGCGCGGTCGGTGTCCCATCGCCCCGCGTCGTCGATCGGCACGACGACCACGTCACGCAGCGGTGTCCGCCACGCCTCGTCGGCCCACACCTCGCAGATCACTGTGGTCGGCACGGGCAGGCACCGCACCATCCACTGCTCAACCTCCCGCCTGCAGGAGATGTCGTGCCGCTTCAACCACTCCGAGAGCTGCCGCAAGCCGACCACCACGTCGGCATCACGCAACGCCTTCGGTAGGCTTTTGAGCTGCCTGCCCTGACGGTTACGCGCGATGACCTTCCCGCGGTCCAGGCTCACCTCGTAGTCGGCATCGGCCGCCAGCCAGCCCATGTTGATCTCCTCCCGCCGGGCAGTGAGCGGGATTCTGCCATCCGCGACCGACACTCGAGATCGCCGTCCGCCGGGGTGCGCAGCCGCGATTCGCGTGCGCGCAGGTCACCGTCTCCGATGGCGGTGACGCCACCTTCTACGGATACATGCCTGCAGAGCATCTCGACAGTCTGACGACCAGCCGCTTCTCCCTGGCCGGGTGCTCGATTACGCCCGACGCACTGGCGCGGTGGTGATCTATCGGACTGCCCCACCATGATGACCAAGACGGCGCCGAGGACCCACCGCCCCGCTCCCCGCCCCGACGGCGCGGGCAGGGCGCCGGGGTAGGGCGGGGGTGTGGGCGGAGGCTCACGCCTGCATCGTGTCGCCCCTGTCAAGAGCCGCCGTCAGGCCACCGAATCGATCGGGACGCTCGCCCGGGCACGGAGTTCGCGGAACCCGGCTCGCCCTGAAAGGCGGCATCGACGCCTACTGGCGGCGGATGAAGCCGACCGTGGCCACCGGCGGTGCCGGGCGAAGCAGCTGATGCTCCGCAGCCGGCTCGGGCCGGGCGCGGAGACCGCCCGCCGGGTGGCCCTCGCCTGGGCGACCCTGTCCGCCGCCGCGCACCACCACTGCTACGAGCTAGCCCCGACGGTGGCGGAGCTGCGTCGCCTGCACACCGAGGTGAGCGCACTGCTCACCCGCCTCAACGGAAGAACGGAACCCGGACGATGACCTACCCGCAGCCTGGCCACGACCCCTACCGTCCGCAGCCGCCGGTCTCTGGCGTCCCGGGACCGTACCCCGCCGGCGGCAGGCCTTTCCCGCCCGTACCCGCCGGTCCTACCAGCCCACCGGCTACCCGCAGGCGGCGCAGCAGGTGGTCGGGGCGGCCGCCGCTCACCTCCGGCATGGCGACGGCGTCGATGGTGCTCGGGATCCTCGGCGTGCTCGGCGGTTGGTGCCTGTTCGGGCTGCCGTGCATCCTCGCCGTCGTTCTCGGCCATCTCGCCCTCGCGGAGACTCGGGACGGCAGGAGGTCCGACCACGGCATGGCGGTCGCCGGACTGGTCGTGGGCTACGTGTTCGTCGGCCCGATGATCGCCTTCACGATCATGGTGTTCTTCGGCGGCGCCGTCGGCGCGGCAACCCCGACAACCATGCCCTGATGTCCGCACCGGCTGGGATCACATCAAGGTGGTCGAGTTGTTGAGGCGATACTCCATCCACGCCACCGAGACTTCCACGCCGCCCGGTAGCGCGTATCGGCCCAGTTCCACGCGCCAGGCATCCTCCAGGTTGGTGGATATCCGGGGGCCGATGACGTCGGGTCTGGTGTCCGCGAATTGACGGAGGATACGGCGGGAAAGAGTGATCTTCCCTCGCCCGCGCAGCGTCGACTCGCCGACATCCCGGCACACCAGGTAGTCGAGATTCGGCTGGTCCCCGATCTCCTTCGCTCCCCCGCCGGCGGGAGCTAGGCCCGTCACCGCGAGTGCGTCCATGAAGGCGATCAGGGGTGCGGCAAGACCGTCGTCGGTGCCGGCGGCCCGCCAAGAGAACCAGAGTGGAATGCGGTCATTCCCCTCGTGTCGAACGAGCATGGTCGGCCCGGTGAGGGCCTGATAGTCTCCTGCGCGGTCAGTCAGGCCGGTGAGCTTGTCAAGGCCGGGCTTGCCATTGCCGTTTCCCGTCACCAGCGGCAGGATCTCGGGAAGCAAATCCTGGGGAGCACTGGTCCGGCCCTCCATGTCGTCCCCGCCCGCCGATCGGACACGACGGCGCAGGTCGCTCTCGAACTCCTGGGTTCCTCCGGGTGGGAGCCGGTTGACGGCGAGTTGCAGGTGGATGAAGGCGAGGTCGTCCAGCGAGATGATCGAGCAGGCCAGCACGCCCAGTTCGGGGAACTCGCGAAGGTAGGACATGATTGCGCTGGTCGATCCGACGCGGGCGGGTCCGACGAAGGTGATGGGCAGGGAACACCGCGGTTCCGCGTCGTCCCATCGGGCCCGGGCCGCGTACTGCTCGGCCCTCGACCGGTCGTGCGGGCGGACCAGATACCAGTTGCCTTGCCGGTGGCCCGGCCGGATGTCGGCCCGCCAGAACCCGTAACCGCGTTTGCCGGCGAACTCCGCGAACGCCTCGGAGAGCTTGAGGCGCCGTTCGGCGCCGGCACGTCGGAGCGCCATGGCGAAACGCACCGCGACGACGGACGGTACCGGCCATTCCGCGTCGTCGGGCCGAGCGGGCAGCTGAACCGGGCCCTGCACGGACAGCAGAGGTGCCTTGTGCTCGGCGGCGATCCTCGATACCTCCGCGATCAACTCGGCGATCGCCCGGCTCTGGAAGCTCGACCACCGGGTGGTCTTCTCCTGGATCAGGATGAGGCCCTCGAACTTCTGCCCCGACTCGTAGATGAAGGTCGGGTTGGGCCATGCGGTGCCCTGGAAGACCCACGAGTCGGACGACCGGTCATCGACTCTGAGTGCCACCGGAAGATCGCTGCCCCGGCGCCGACGCTGCATGCCCTGCGGAAGTGCGCCGACGTACGTCCCGATGACCAGCCCGACCCCGTGCGCGGCGGCGGAGAGGGTCTCGCGCGGAGTCTGGCCCGGTGGTGGCGGCGCTTCGCGGCTGCCGTTCGCCACGCCATGGTCGGGTTGCGGTAGCCGAGACCGGCCGGCAGCAACCCGGTCGTCGAACAGGTCACGGAGGTAGCCGCCCCGGTCCAGGACGTGGTGCACCTCGAAGTTCACCTGCATTAGGGACTGCCTCGCCATCAGAAATCCGGCTCGGGCGAGATCGGCCAGCGCGGCGGGGGAGGCTTCTTCTTCGTCACTCATGATGCCATCCAGTCGATTGGAAAACGGCGTCCGTCGGCACTGGCTTGGCGGCCGGCGTAAGAAGCCATCTCGGAGCGGACAGGCGGGCGGGTGCGAGGTCGCGGTGCTTGGCAAGGCGCCGGTGCAGGATTGCCGCCGCCAGAAGCGGAAGCGCCGTCGTCAGGGCGAGCATCCCGCCCAGCGCGGAGCCGTGGACGTCGGTGGCGATGACGGCGGAGGCTCCCACGGCCGACGCGATGGACAGGTGCGCCAAGCGCCGGGACTGTCGCCGAAGGTGCCCGAGAATCGTGTGTCGCATCGGGAGGTCGAGCCTCGTGTAGAGGAATCCGGGCACCAGCAGCAGTACCGCGACCACCGCGTCCGCGTTCGAGGAACCGTTGGCAGAACGGCCGTAGGGCCACGGACTTCCCGCGAGCAGAGCGCCGACCAGGTAGATCGTGGTGGCCACGGCGAGCGCGAAGGCGATGACGCTGCCTGGGCGCACCCCGGTCGCGTCTCGCAGGGTCAGCGTGCAGGTCACGGAGGTGTGTTCGCCGTCGGACGATCGGGGTGAGGTGCGCCGCCAGTAGGCGTGCGCCCGGCTGCTCGCCTGGTCGTTCTCCACCGAGAAGTCGGAACCGAGCTGCTGTGCTTCGATCTCGTCGGCCGCCTGATCGAGATTGTCGGCGGTCAGGGTGGGGTTGGTCAGCAGAGGCGCCTCGATCCTGTCCTGCTCGTTGACCAGCGACTCAGCCGACAGGTAGAGGTCCGCCAACCGGCTGCTGCCCCGAAGCGCACCGTCCGTCATCTCCAGCCCGGCCTGGCTGGCGTCCCATCGCCGGGATCGGAGAAGTTCGGAGAGGCGACCCAGCGCTGACTGCAGTTCGAGTTCCAGCAGGCGGGCCTCGGTCTGCCGCCGCGGCTTGTGCCTGCGTTGCCGGTCGGCGAGGGCGCGCAGATCCGCGGTCAGCTCCGTCGCGTTCGCCTCGTCCACGTCGGTCACGAGAGACATCGCCTCGATATGGACGCCGGGCTCGGTTTCGGCGACCACGTGGTAAGAGCGCAGGCTCGCGGGGATCCGCGCCAGGTACTGGATGCGGTAACGGGCCGAAGTCGAGCGAAACCAGACGCTGGCGCGGTCGGCGGCGCGGCCCTGCTCTCTCAGATGTACCGGCGCGTCGTAGCTCAGCAGGTGGTCGTCCTTGGCCAGGTCGAGGGCGGTGACCAGGAGGTAGTTGTTGAGGGCCACGTCGAGCAGGTCCGCGTACGACTCGAGCTGCGGCCCGTACTGGCGCAGCACGGACACGACGAGTTCTCGGCAGTCGTGGGCTTCGGAGGCGCTGGCTGCCGGGGGCCGAAGGATGCGGTGCTCGTCCTGCTCGACGTCACCCAACGGCCTGCTGCGATCGGTCAAGAGCGCGAGCAGGGCGGCCTGGAGCAGCCATCGGGCCTGTTCCTCGCGGAGCAGCCGGCTCACGTTGGACGGTTGGCGCGACTCCGGCCGGCTGGACAGGATGCCCTTCAACAGTCGGTACAGACCCGACGCGAGCAGTCGGGACGTCTCGTACTGGGTCAGGCGGGGAAGTTTGTTCCCGGCCGCGTCAACGACGTCGATCGGCGAGACGCTCAACCTCGAGATGCGCGTCACCGGTACCCAGATGGTGGGCGTGGCGGATTGCTCCTGTTCCGGGTCCCGGGCGCTGCGGCTGCTGAGGCGCTGGAACAGGTGGCTGGCCTCCCGCTGGCTCGGGTCCAGCAGGCTCAACCGGACGTCCACCTCGGTGGTCCTGCTCGCCACGCCGTGCTCGACGAAGGAAAGCCGTTCGGTGAGCCGGCGAATGTGGTTCTGCCGCAACGCCATGTCGAGGAAGGCGAGACCTACGGCGGCCCCCTCGCGGGACAACGGGGGCGGCGCCCCCGGCACCGGCACGGTCCGGATCGCCTGCTCGAGTGACGGCATACGCGGTGACTG
This sequence is a window from Micromonospora sp. NBRC 110009. Protein-coding genes within it:
- a CDS encoding DUF5682 family protein, whose translation is MSSVTDDIKADDPRAAVTRLTDTGRITLIGVRHHSPVLAAAIPALLDAAAPEAVLVELPADMQPWLTWLAHPDTQAPVALAAADGDEGGPLAFYPFADFSPELAALRWAQHRGVPAHCCDLPLTDPAWQERPAVGPRASGYADTVRAALTGRTGDDLWDRWVEAAAPGSPPEAVRRSALAVGWALRTDAAAGGIGALDQRREAWMRQRITETPGRLAVVVGAFHAPALTTPGQPSPTTPPTPDAEPPRRAPVISLVPYSFDLLDARSGYPAGIRDPRWQQAVHEAHADPTALAARLRGFTVEITRHLRDQGHPTGPAEAAEITRLAHDLARLRNLPTAGRGELIEALQTVLAQGEPVGRGRAVAAAMQHTLIGQNRGQPCPDTPVCGLTPATTALLQQLRLPGPGDPPRTVRLDPLRTPLGRRRETTLQRLRACQVPYAEPAETTTADTLTTRWRLHWQPGTEAALAAASPHGVTLAQAAAGMLNTRRRREVADGGPTAAQAVTGLARAAACGLPDAVNVRLADLHTAVTGTATLAELATASQLLQRLQRGHIPATPSPPAGLDEHLTHLHAAAVRAVDGLAGSTDPGDARALLDLVRHADDSGHLLRLGDAVSRLARDGSPLMRGAGHAVQVLLGLADPHAFGAALASWTEMSAAECTDRLRGALSVAGALLEAGGDTLAPLLDTIDGWDDDHFIRRLPALRGGFDALSPADRDRLLDTVRHRIGDVDTTVSVSPGLLADWLAVDQSGRQALTALGLPAGRGDNTAEWSAPPPSPAEPRPASRPQTLPAAQRWRLLLGRRPDDLPPDARRLATALDELYGSGRGEGSHTARPGGGRQPAYPQVRDWADDLEALFGAAVRDEVLARAAERGRADALLTIAPENVRPSVELLHTVLALAGGLPEARLHRLRPLVARLVAELTEQLARQIRPALSGLATPRRSRRPAGRLDLGATVHANLHTAHIDSRGAAQIRPERFVFRSRGRRSVDWQVILLVDVSGSMEPSTIWAALTASVLAGVTTLRTHFVTFSTEVVDLTDRVVDPLSLLMEISVGGGTHIAAALRYARQIVTTPSRSLVVLVSDFEEGHPIGGLLAAVRALADDGVTLLGCASLDDRGQPRYSTAVAGQLVAAGMPIAALSPTELARWIGDQVR
- a CDS encoding ATP-binding protein, whose translation is MNTRQIDPPEHLYADELAFLAAADRGSRPPGWRLTPHAVVTFIAGSAGRPVPGPDGRQVTIAPKFVGERALIERCVVTLAGERGLLLVGEPGTAKSMLSELLAAAICGTSALAVQGTAGTTEEQLRYGWNYALLLAKGPSREALVPSPVLTAMTTGAVARVEEITRCLPEVQDALVSILSDRRLVLPELADDPVAYAAPGFCVIATANLRDRGVSEMSAALKRRFNFEVVPPIADFDAEVALVTRQARATVQRVGAAYTVDEAVLETLVTAFRDLRTGSTVEGWEVERPSSIMSTAEAVAVAASIGLSTAYLPGPDPLSRLPGHLVGVVRKDDPADHARLLAYWDGALRRRAEAGGRMWRQLWEQRDVLRD
- a CDS encoding DUF4132 domain-containing protein; this encodes MGWLAADADYEVSLDRGKVIARNRQGRQLKSLPKALRDADVVVGLRQLSEWLKRHDISCRREVEQWMVRCLPVPTTVICEVWADEAWRTPLRDVVVVPIDDAGRWDTDRAGLLRDPDPEKGLGVVDLDGESGRLTAAQVVLPHPVRLPDLADLREFAADLGVRQETLQLFREVWARPESDDERRRELSRYAGGRYKELRHVQARATSAGYRVQGGAASVRMWEDGVPMVASVWIGEGDPLYETETGPLYFTDASGEAVALAAVGPVAWSEGMRMAAALYAGRVVDEDGEQA
- a CDS encoding DUF4190 domain-containing protein — translated: MATASMVLGILGVLGGWCLFGLPCILAVVLGHLALAETRDGRRSDHGMAVAGLVVGYVFVGPMIAFTIMVFFGGAVGAATPTTMP